From a single Actinomycetota bacterium genomic region:
- the pgeF gene encoding peptidoglycan editing factor PgeF codes for MLAWRPGPPTAGAPASAWPPVLVAEDLLEAGVVAAFTGRAGGGSTPPYDTLNLGLRVGDDLRRVLANRRRVATVLGLAGRPWALARQVHGAEVLRVTAGSLGEGPPEAKPPLGEADGLVTGEPGVVLAVLTADCVPLLLADPGVGVIGAVHAGWRGLAAGVVEAGVAAMAELGADPGSCVGLVGPAAGGCCYEVGADVREAVGSRYPAAQATTRAGRPALDPAAGAAQALGRAGVGQVRVAGECTIDLADRFFSHRRDQGRTGRQAGLIALAGGAAR; via the coding sequence ATGCTGGCCTGGCGGCCCGGACCCCCCACCGCGGGCGCGCCCGCGTCGGCCTGGCCGCCCGTGCTGGTGGCCGAGGACCTGCTCGAGGCCGGGGTCGTGGCCGCCTTCACCGGCCGGGCGGGCGGCGGCTCGACGCCGCCGTACGACACCCTCAACCTGGGCCTGCGGGTCGGGGACGACCTGCGCCGGGTCCTGGCCAACCGCCGCCGGGTCGCGACCGTCCTCGGCCTGGCCGGCCGCCCCTGGGCCCTGGCCCGCCAGGTCCACGGCGCCGAGGTCCTGCGGGTCACCGCCGGCAGCCTCGGGGAAGGGCCGCCCGAGGCCAAGCCGCCGCTGGGGGAGGCCGACGGGCTGGTCACCGGCGAGCCCGGGGTGGTGCTGGCCGTGCTGACGGCCGACTGCGTCCCGCTGCTCCTGGCCGATCCGGGCGTCGGGGTGATCGGCGCGGTCCACGCCGGCTGGCGCGGGCTGGCCGCCGGGGTGGTCGAGGCCGGGGTGGCGGCCATGGCCGAGCTGGGCGCCGACCCGGGGTCCTGCGTCGGGCTGGTCGGCCCGGCCGCCGGCGGCTGCTGCTACGAGGTCGGTGCCGACGTGCGCGAGGCCGTCGGATCCCGCTACCCGGCCGCCCAGGCCACCACCCGGGCCGGCCGCCCCGCCCTCGACCCGGCCGCCGGAGCCGCCCAGGCCCTGGGGCGGGCCGGAGTGGGCCAGGTCCGGGTGGCAGGCGAGTGCACCATCGACCTCGCCGACCGGTTCTTCTCGCACCGCCGCGACCAGGGCCGCACCGGCCGTCAGGCCGGCCTGATCGCGCTCGCCGGCGGAGCGGCCCGGTGA
- a CDS encoding YggS family pyridoxal phosphate-dependent enzyme — MDQAVDPSAVAANVAAVRERVAAAAGRAGRDPGEVTLVAVAKLFPPDAVRAVLAAGVADVGENYAKDLEAKAAQVPGVRWHFVGRLQRNKAGALVAAGALVHSLDSLAGARALGRRALAAGTTARALVQVEVDDREAAHGVRPPDLPGFLDACRAVDGLEVEGLMVMPAPADDPEATRPAFRRTAELAAQAGLARLSMGMTADFEVAVEEGATLVRVGTALFGPRPARSAGGLPRGGGP, encoded by the coding sequence ATGGACCAGGCCGTGGACCCCTCGGCGGTGGCGGCCAACGTGGCTGCGGTGCGGGAGCGGGTGGCGGCGGCCGCCGGCCGGGCCGGGCGCGACCCGGGCGAGGTGACCCTGGTCGCGGTGGCCAAGCTGTTCCCGCCCGACGCGGTCCGGGCCGTGCTGGCCGCCGGGGTCGCCGATGTCGGCGAGAACTACGCCAAGGACCTGGAGGCCAAGGCGGCCCAGGTGCCGGGGGTGCGCTGGCACTTCGTCGGCCGCCTGCAGCGCAACAAGGCCGGCGCGCTGGTCGCGGCCGGGGCCCTGGTCCACTCGCTCGACTCGCTGGCCGGGGCCCGGGCCCTCGGCCGGCGGGCCCTGGCCGCCGGCACCACCGCCCGGGCCCTCGTCCAGGTCGAGGTCGACGACCGCGAGGCCGCCCACGGGGTCAGGCCCCCCGACCTGCCCGGGTTCCTGGACGCCTGCCGGGCCGTCGACGGACTCGAGGTCGAGGGCCTGATGGTCATGCCGGCCCCGGCCGACGACCCCGAGGCGACCCGGCCGGCGTTCCGGCGCACCGCCGAGCTGGCCGCCCAGGCCGGCCTGGCCCGGCTGTCGATGGGCATGACGGCCGACTTCGAGGTGGCCGTCGAGGAGGGCGCCACCCTGGTCCGCGTCGGCACCGCCCTGTTCGGACCCCGCCCGGCCCGGTCGGCCGGCGGCCTGCCCCGGGGAGGTGGCCCCTGA
- a CDS encoding DivIVA domain-containing protein has product MPPLTPLDIQHKEFTKAMRGYAMHEVDTFLDQVTEEFTRMQDEIARLREQASSAAPPQPAPVVQQAPPPPPPQPQPVVAESRGGAGGEEAIARALVMAQRMADQTVEEAKVKAKSMVAEAEARAKNMTEQAQMRAREVTEAAQMRAREVTEAAQARARELTEGLETRYKERIQSAEARARVAEEQARMQIAQATEQVARRRQELESSIEALRAFERDYRARLRGFVEGQLKALEDAAPSGPVAPPQPPGLGGNSRPLPGAEDLPALSTGARQSSYSALRDSSSDQLGHNGRDRVDRLRHDD; this is encoded by the coding sequence ATGCCGCCACTAACCCCGCTGGACATCCAACACAAAGAATTCACCAAGGCCATGCGCGGGTACGCCATGCACGAGGTGGACACCTTCCTCGACCAGGTCACCGAGGAGTTCACCCGGATGCAGGACGAGATCGCCCGCCTCCGGGAGCAGGCCTCCAGCGCGGCGCCACCCCAGCCGGCGCCGGTGGTGCAGCAGGCGCCCCCGCCCCCGCCTCCGCAGCCCCAGCCGGTGGTTGCCGAGTCCCGCGGTGGCGCAGGTGGCGAGGAGGCCATCGCCCGGGCCCTGGTGATGGCGCAGCGGATGGCCGACCAGACGGTCGAGGAGGCCAAGGTCAAGGCCAAGTCGATGGTCGCCGAGGCCGAGGCGCGGGCCAAGAACATGACCGAGCAGGCCCAGATGCGGGCCCGCGAGGTCACCGAGGCCGCCCAGATGCGGGCCCGCGAGGTCACCGAGGCCGCCCAGGCCCGGGCCCGCGAGCTCACCGAGGGCCTGGAGACCCGCTACAAGGAGCGGATCCAGTCGGCCGAGGCCCGCGCCCGCGTGGCCGAGGAGCAGGCCCGCATGCAGATCGCCCAGGCGACCGAGCAGGTGGCCCGGCGCCGCCAGGAGCTGGAGAGCTCGATCGAGGCCCTGCGCGCGTTCGAGCGCGACTACCGCGCCCGGCTCCGCGGCTTCGTCGAGGGCCAGCTCAAGGCGCTCGAGGACGCGGCCCCGTCCGGGCCCGTGGCCCCGCCGCAGCCGCCGGGCCTCGGCGGGAACTCCCGGCCCCTGCCGGGCGCCGAGGACCTGCCGGCCCTGTCGACCGGGGCGCGCCAGAGCTCCTACTCGGCCCTGCGCGACTCCAGCTCGGACCAGCTCGGCCACAACGGCCGCGACCGCGTCGACCGCCTGCGGCACGACGACTGA
- the sepF gene encoding cell division protein SepF produces the protein MAGAFKKSLVWLGLVEPEDDEELADVAEAAGRPSADRAPIRQVRDADVYGRRRDGGRIEEPTEAVIHPIPSAATGKVHLIEPSGFNDAEEIGEKFKADIPVIVNLQAMEAETAKRLIDFAAGLTFGLDGRIQRVADKVFLLTPRNVEVSAEERRRLQERGFFNQA, from the coding sequence GTGGCTGGGGCGTTCAAGAAGAGCCTTGTGTGGTTGGGGCTGGTCGAGCCTGAGGACGACGAGGAGCTGGCCGACGTGGCCGAGGCGGCCGGGCGACCCTCGGCCGACCGGGCTCCCATCCGGCAGGTTCGCGACGCCGACGTCTACGGGCGGCGTCGGGACGGGGGGCGCATCGAGGAGCCGACCGAGGCGGTGATTCACCCGATCCCGTCCGCGGCCACCGGCAAGGTCCACCTGATCGAGCCGTCCGGCTTCAACGACGCCGAGGAGATCGGCGAGAAGTTCAAGGCCGATATCCCCGTGATCGTGAACCTCCAGGCGATGGAGGCCGAGACGGCCAAGCGCCTGATCGATTTCGCCGCCGGGCTCACCTTCGGACTGGACGGCCGCATCCAGCGCGTCGCCGACAAGGTGTTCCTGCTCACTCCCAGAAACGTCGAGGTCTCGGCCGAGGAGCGGCGGCGGCTCCAGGAGCGGGGCTTCTTCAACCAGGCTTGA